In the Orcinus orca chromosome 19, mOrcOrc1.1, whole genome shotgun sequence genome, GCTTGTggtcggttctccctattcctaaaCTCAGTGTTCTGCGCACCAACTTAGATGACTTCTTAGTCTAGGTGCCAATTCCCTTGTCCTAAGGAACACCCAGTCACCAGGTCTGCCCTGCCTGATATGTGGCTGGAAGCTCAGCCGGTACCCACTCCTGTACTCCACATCCTCAGGATTGTTCACCTGTGCCTTCGCAAGGCTGACCAGAAGCTGGTGATCATCAAGCAGATCCCAGTGGAGCAGATGACCAAGGAAGAGAGGCAGGCAGCCCAGAATGAGTGCCAGGTCCTCAAGCTGCTCAACCACCCCAATGTCATTGAGTACTACGAGAACTTCCTGGAGGACAAGGCTCTCATGATCGCCATGGAATATGCACCAGGTGGGCCAGCCTCCTTGCACTGGCCTGGCTCCAAGGGCCGCTCACCTCTGGGACAGGCAGGCACAGATCAGCCAGCTTCCCTCCTCGGAATGGGCTTGGCTGAGGGTCAGAGGTATAGGGTTCTGACCCCAGTTGTGTGACACTGGCAGGCCATTGCCCTGTCTGGGTCTTTAGTTTCATAAAAGGAAAATCTCAAGCATGGAGCGGCCTGGATCTTGACTAGTTCCTTGCGACTGCAGGTGGCACCCTGGCTGAGTTCATCCAGAAGCGCTGTAATTCCCTGCTGGAGGAGGAGACCATCCTGCACTTCTTTGTGCAGATCCTGCTGGCGCTGCATCACGTGCACACCCACCTCATCCTGCACCGGGACCTCAAGACCCAAAACATCCTTCTAGACAAACACCGCATGGTCGTCAAGATTGGTGACTTTGGCATCTCCAAGATCCTTAGCAGCAAGAGCAAGGCCTACACGGTGCCTGGGCATGGAGGGGACCTCAAGGGTGCTGGAGCTTTTGAGGGCCAAGGTCTACTTTTcatccctgtccccagccccacccccccaagACCTTGGCCCCTTAGTCCCTGGCTGGATGGTCCTGCAGGAGGAAGCACTTTTGCCTACTTTGGGGAGAAGCTGTCTCTAAGTGGGCTTTTGGGCAGAGCCTTGGTCCTCCCACCCCGGGGCTGTAATATCAGCTTCCCTCCTGCAGGTGGTGGGTACTCCATGCTACATTTCCCCTGAACTGTGTGAGGGCAAGCCCTACAACCAGAAGAGTGACATCTGGGCCCTGGGCTGTGTCCTATATGAGCTGGCCAGCCTCAAGAGGGCCTTTGAGGCTGCGGTGAGTAAGTCCCCCCAGGGGGACAACTGAGATCCCTACCTCTATCTCCTGAAGTCCTTGGCTCCAACCACTTCTGTGTTTCTTCTCTTGTGGCTCGCTTATGTCTCTCTCATCAGACTGGTGGATTACCCCAGGCCAGGGCTGTGGCTTCCCTAAGACTATGGGTTCCTTAAGGTAGGGCTTGGGACCCCCATTAAACTGAGGGTAGGGCTCTCCCATCAGATTAGGGACCCTCCTAAGGGCAAGACGTGAGTTTTCCCAACATGCAGCCAGCTGACATGGCTGCAGCTCCCCTCTCAGAGGTTCTTAAAAGCAGAGTTTTTGGCTCCCCTATCATCCTGGGAGTCCCCTCACCAGACGGATGGCTTCTGAGTGCAGGGCTGTGGCCACCCCACCAGGctaggggctggggctggagctgggggtgCTGCAGTTTAAGAGCCTGGCCTGAGGTTCTGGCCAACCCCACACGTGGTGCCTTCACAGAACCTGCCAGCGCTGGTGCTGAAGATCATGAGCGGCACCTTTGCGCCCATCTCTGACCGGTACAGCCCTGAGCTGCGCCAGCTGGTTCTGAGTCTTCTCAGCCTGGAGCCTGCACAGCGGCCACCGCTCAGCCACATCATGGCGCAGCCCCTCTGCATCCGGGCGCTCCTCAACCTCCACACTGACCTGGGCAGCGTCCGCATGCGGAGGCCGGTGCAGGGAGGGGGCCCTGGGCAGCAGTGGGGCACCCCGTGGGAGCACAGTAGGCCTGGGGCAGAGAGGGGCATTCTCGGCAAGTCCACCATTTCTGGGTGTGGGGATGCCAGGGAGGGTCCTTGTCCTGAGGCCCCCATCTGTCCTGCAGGGCAGAGAAGCCCCTGGCCACCGGGCCACCCATGGCCCCCGGCAGCACAGGGGGCAGGACCACCAGTGGCCGTTGCAGAGGTAAGTCGGGGCGACCGCAGGGGTTCCGACGGACACCATGGCATTctcatcaatttatttttttaaattaattaattaattaatttaggctgtgcggggtcttagttgaggcatgtggggatctttgttgcagcacgtggggatttttagttgcggcatgcttgcaggatctagttccctgaccagggattgaacccggcccccctgcattgggagcgtggagtcttatccactggaccatcagggaagtccatcCCACCAATTTAATAGGCCTGATGAGTTGTCCCCGCAGGTGTTCCCCGGGGACCTGCCCGGCCGGCCATTCCGCCGCCCCTGTCATCGGTGTACGTGTGGGGTGGCGGGCTCAGTGTGCCGCTGCGGCTGCCAATGCTCAACACAGAGGTGGTCCAGGTGGCAGCGGGGCGCACGCAGAAGGCTGGCGTCACGCGCTCTGGGCGCCTCATACTTTGGGAGGTGagcaggcgggggtgggggtggggtggggccctGAATGGAGGGGGGCGTGGCTCAGGAGCAGAGCACTCAGGCGCCGCCCACGCCCTCCCCTGTCCCCTCGCAGGCCCCGCCCCTAGGCGCTGGAGGgggccccctcctccctggggcGGTggagcagcagcagccccagtTCATCTCCCGTTTCCTGGAGGGCCAGTCGGGTGTGACTATCAAGCATGTGGCCTGTGGGGACCTCTTCACGGCCTGCCTGACTGGTGAGTTGGTCAGGGGACTAGCCTGTGGGGACTCAGCTATAAGAAGACCCCCCCAGAGCAATTTCCTTCCTTGCCTTTCATTTGCTAGCTGCTCACTTAATAATGCTTTTATCTTCCAGGGAGTGCTTTACTTACCGGATCTCCTTTACCTTCACAGCAGGCCTGACAAGGCAGTTATATCATCTCCATTTGACAGATctagaaactaaggctcagaggctgtcacttgtccaaagtcacacacttGGGAAGAAAGACCCCAGTCCTTTTCTCCCCCCACCCAATTCTTCCAGCCCTAGCCTCCAACTAACTTTTTCTTGCTCCTCCGATCCAAGGTTGCACTGGTCTGTCTGGAAAAACAGCCTaacctctttcctttccctttcctcactaCTCCCCTCCCCAGACCGAGGCATCATCATGACCTTTGGCAGTGGCAGCAATGGGTGCCTAGGCCATGGCAGCCTCAATGACATCAGCCAGGTGGGTTTTGAGTGTATActggggaggaggaagtggggagatgGCAAGCAGCCCACATTTGAGAGCTGACACCCAGCTTGGAGGCAGGGGAATCCCCAGCAGCCACAGGTCCCTGTACCTCCCAGGCTGCACCTGTTCTGGGCAGCATCTGGGGAAGTACAGAAAGACCAGGCTTCCCCAGTGGTTGcaatatgtgtgtgggggggagttAAAGAGACAGCCATCTCATGAGAATTTGCAGCCTCCAACTTCATCCCTACAGAGGATGCTGAGGCCAGGTGGCTAGTCCAGGCCCCTTGCCCAGTCTGCCCTTGCTTCCTCTCTGTCTAGCCCACCATTGTGGAGGCCCTGCTGGGCTATGAGATGGTGCAGGTGGCCTGTGGGGCGTCTCATGTGCTGGCCTTGTCCACTGAGCGAGAACTGTTTGCCTGGGGCCGCGGAGATGGTGGTAAGATTTCACTCTGTTCTAGCCTCTGGAACACCCCAGCCATGATTTGTTCCTCTTCATAGCCATCTTCTACCCTATGgcctgtttcctcctcctccttttctctctgattcatttattcactcgaCAAACCTTTATTGCACACCCAATATGTGCCCACCTTGTGCTGGGTGCTGAGACAAGATGAACATGATGTCGATTCCTTCGGGTGCTCATGATGTAATGAGAGAGATTTCATTCATCCAGAAATATATGTTGTGCCCCTCCCTGGGTCAGGCATCAGGCTGGGCATTGAAACTAGGGATGACTTAGATAGGGGTCCCCGTCCTCCTGGAGGACTCAGTCTAGATGGGGGAAGGATGACACATCTCCAACATGATAGAGGACAGACAGCATCAGGGCTCACCCAAGGTCCAGAGGTGTGGGAACACAAGGAATGGCAAGGGACTCTACCTGGAGAAGAGAGAAGTGGCACCTGAACAGGGCCTTAAAGGAGTAGAATTTTGACCCACGGAGGGGCCAAGGGTGGGCATTTCAGTCAGGAACAGCCTTCACTCATGCTGCCCTGTGGGTCCTCCTTATCCTAGTATCACTAAGCTAGACAAGCTCAAACTAGCCCAGTGCCGGTTTCTCCTTGTAGGCCGGCTGGGACTAGGCAACAGGGAGTCCCACAGCTGCCCCCAGCAGGTACCCATGCCCCCAGGACAGGAAGCCCAGCGGGTTGTATGTGGCATTGACTCCTCCATGATCCTCACTGTGTCCGGCCAAGCCCTGGCCTGTGGGAGCAACAGGTACGTGAACTAGGTGCACTACAATAACTAGCCTGCCCTCCCCGACCTCCCTTAGCTGCCAGTGCTCCATCTGTCATTGCCTACCTCCCACCTGGGATTAGAACTGAGTGGGTTTTGAGTGTTCTGTGTAAGATATGTCCCCTGGTGCACCAGCTCCTGCCCAGATACATGGGGGGAGGACAGTCTATATAAACTGTGTCAGCTGGACTTGGCTTTTGGCTCTGCCCTCAGGTTCAACAAGCTGGGCCTGGACCATCTCTCCCTAGGGGAGGAGCCTGCCCCACACCAGCAAGTGGAGGAGGCCCTGAGCTTCACACCACTAGGTTCTGCACCCCTGGACCGCGAGCCCCTGCTGAGCGTGGACCTGGGCACTGCTCATTCAGCTGCTGTAACTGGTAAGTAGGACCTGGGCACAGGAGGCCAAAGGTGGACTCCCCTGGCTTccttgggccctctgttgaggcaccctttccttcctttcctctctcctcccctacaGCCTCTGGTGACTGCTATACATTCGGCAGCAATCAGCATGGGCAGCTGGGTACCATCGCTCGCCGGGTCAGCCGGGTACCTTGTCAAGTCCAAGGCCTCCAGGGAATCAAGATAGCAATGGTGGCCTGTGGGGATGCCTTCACTGTGGCCATTGGGGCAGGTAGGGGTGTGGGCAGACCCAGGAGCAATGGGGGGTTATGCTCAGGGCTACTGAACTCAGCAACCCCATGTTGGGGCCAGTATGGCAATCTAGGAAGTTAGCTGCTTGCTAAGGTATgtctttctctcatttctctccttGGGATTCTCTTTGGCAGAGAGTGAAGTGTACTCTTGGGGCAAAGGGGCCCGAGGTCGACTGGGAAGGAGGGATGAGGATGCTGGACTCCCTAGGCCAGTGCAGCTGGATGAGACACACCCCTACACAGTGACTTCTGTGTCCTGTTGCCATGGAAACACTCTCCTGGCTATCCGCCGTGAGTTATAACTTCACCCTCACCCACACAAGGGTTAACCCAGCTGGCCCCTGCCCACATTCCCATCCCCAGTGGTCACAGCCCAAATTATTAAAAGCATTTTCAGCCCCCAGATAAATGAAAGCAGAAGCTGCTGGGCAAAAGTGAGCTCCTGGGGTGGGCAAGGGTAGGTGCTTCTTGTGCCTGAAGGGCTGCCTCCGCTCCTCCCCAGGGTCCAAATGCGTTCTTTCTCCTCCAACCCTCAAGTCCAGTTTAGTTTGAACCTCTGTTTCTGGCCTGGCAGGGTCCAGAGTCCAGGGCCCAGTGTGGGAGTGAGAGTGGAAGTAGCTGAGGCTTGCTGGGGGCATCGCCCTCTGGGAGGCTGCAGGGATTTCTCTTTTGTGCTCTCCAGCGGTCACAGATGAGCCAGTCCCCCCTTGAGGCACCTGGATACACCTCTGGACGACCCCGATATTGCTTCTCCTGTAAATGTTCTTGAAAAGTGCAGGTGCCTCAGGCATGACCAGCCCCCTGGATTGTATCATCAATGGGGTATAAGAACCAGTAAAGCCCCTGCTCTGCCTTTGGCCCTGGATATGTAAAACTCAACCCACcctactcccctccccaccccttcttaTCTTTAGTCAACGTCCCCAGGGTTCAGCCTGGCTAGAGTTGGAGGCCAGACGTAACTTTTGGAAGCAGGGAGGTCTCCAGAGCCTCTGCAGAAAAAGGCTGGAGGTAGCTGTGGCCCCACCTAGATgctgccccttcccccagcccagtTTGAAAATAAGTCGCAGGTGTCTACTGGGAGCGCAGCTCAGTGCTTTGGAGTAAGGCAAGCTGGGGCCTGCCTGTTCTGGCCATTCCAGAGGCCTAGCCCCTGCATTGCCTGGGGCAGGGAGGTCCCGGGAGTGCTACCACCTGCCCCCACTCCTATATCCTGAGGCAGGGGTTTACACAATCTGAGTGCCTCCCTTCCCCTGGGGGAGTGCATGGGCTGCAGTATACCGCAAAGGACATCCCTGCTGAAGGTTGCCCTTCACCCCATGCCATTCCCCCAAAGCACGTTGGGAGAAAGGGTAGCTGGCTGGACCAGACTAGTTTCCCAGATGACTGGGAAATAGCGCCAATAAAAAATCAGCTGCCTGCCTAGAGTGTGGTCTCTTGAGGGCTGGGGGTGGCGGCCaccccagggctgggctgggctccatCTGGGCTGCAGGGCCGCGGTGGAGAGAGGAATGTGGGCGCAGCCTGAGGCCCGGGCCGAGGTTCCTCTGGCCCAGTTCCCAGCCCGGCCTCCTCGCCCAGCTGGGCTCCCCGGATCTGGTTGCCAGGCTTCAGCTGCCTAGCACCTGGAAGCTGGAGCCCCGGGCCCCTGGGCGACACGTGGCCCCCGAGGCCGAGCTGTTGACTCCGGAGAAGCGAATCTTTGTGGCGCGGCCCGTCCCCCGAGGCTCTCCGCCCCATCCAGCATCagagctcccccccaccccacccccggccctgGGGAGTAGCGGGGCCTCGATCTCTGTTCCCAAGCGTAAAGAGGAGACCCTGCTTCCTGGAGGGGGAGAGCCTGTCTGAGTGCCGACCCCGAAGTTGCCGCAACGCCGGGTGGGTGGGGAGCCCTGCGGGGCGGGCACTAGGACCGCGCGGGCACGGCCCCGCCCCCTCTTCCGGCGGGCGAGCTCAAGGGCTGGGCGCAGGCCACGGCTGCCAGTCGGCGCCGCCCGCAGCCGGGAGCGCGGCTGGAGCGAGGCGCGGGCTGTGGGGCCGCCGCGAGCCCGGCCCCGCTTGCCCGTGCCCGCCCGCCATGCCCGGCTTTGACTACAAGTTCTTGGAGAAGCCCAAGCGGCGGCTGCTGTGCCCGCTGTGCGGGAAGCCCATGCGCGAGCCCGTGCAGGTTTCTACCTGCGGCCACCGCTTCTGCGACACCTGCCTGCAGGAGTTCCTCAGGTGCGGCCCGGCGGGAGCAGGGGACGGCCGGTGGGGGTGGGAGACGCCGCCGGGGGAGGACCCAGGCCGGAGGCACGCCGGGCCTTTGTCTGCGCCGCGGCCCCGTGACCTCAGGGGCGCCCACCGTGACGTCACAGGGCGGGAGTGACGTCAGGCCCCGAGGGAGGACCCCACGCACTGATCCGTAGGGTCCCGCGTGCCACGCGCCAGGTGGGAAGAATTCCGTGCCTTCCcgcagggtggaggtgggaaagGACGCCCTTCCTGATCCGTGGCCGGCCCTTCCCCCTCACCTGAGAGCCAGAACGGCTTCACCCTTGAACTTTGAATCCTGGGAAGAGAAGGACAAAACCCTGTGCCCCGCGCAGCACCTTAAGCCTCCGAGCTTTCACCCATCTTAGCTTTTCTGATTCTTCGGACGTTCCGAGAACGGCAGCTATTgttctcccatttcacagatgaggaaacgagaTTCAAATTCAAAGAAAGGCTGCGACTTGCCCACGGTCGCACAATTACCTAAAGGCTTAACTGGGGTGTAAGCCCGGCCTGCTTGTGGTCGCACGACAGAGGAAGGTCTACGACGCTCCCGATCTCCCCTGAAACAGGAACCCTTTGGgtgtccctccctgcccctgggggTCCTGAGTACTGCGAGTGGTCTAGAAGTCGTGAGGGGGAGGGGGTCGCACCCTGGGTGTGACTGAATGCCCCCTGCGCTCTCCCGACCCAGGTCTTCCGTGGGCTCTTGGGCACTCGTTGAGTTCTGGGCGCCCTGCGGTGTTCTGAGTCTCCTGTCCACGCTGGGACCTGCTCAGTCCTGGGTGTGGGGAGGCAAGAAGAGGGAGCCCCGTGTCGTGGGGAGGTCGTGGGCCAAGAGCACCGGGGAAGGCTGGGTCAGCCAGTGCCCTGTGTCAGGAGGCTGTTTGCTGAGGGTTCGTGGGGCGCAGGCTGGGAGAGCACCTCTGGGATTCCGTCCCTCCGTTCTCCGCAGCCCCTTGCTCGGCGGAAATCTCAGCAGGCCCTTTGTTTTCGGTTCCCCGCAGCCTGGGCCGGTCCTGCCCTCACATATGCTCCTGCACAAGCTGCTGTgctgccccctcctccttttccctcacccgcctccctcctcccttcagtGTACACACACTCCCCTACCTACACACAGCCCCATTGTCTTCTCCCGTGCTCTTCCCCAGCCCTCTGGCTTCCAGATGAGGCCAGCTGAGCCTCCCCCCTCCTCAGCTGACCCACCCTGACTGCCTCGGGGAAGGAACGGGGGAGGGGGCTGTCAGGCTTGTTTCCCTCTTCTGTCCCTCTCTgctgcttctcccctccccctcccggaaatcccctcttcctctcccacagccccttccccccatcctgtcttctcccctgggcctgggcctccaCTGCACGGCCTGGAGCAGTCTCTGCCCTTGCCTCCCCACCTCGGCTGGCGCCTGAACTCTGACGCTGAGGCCCGGGAGGGAAGGGATGGTGGGACAGGCCCTGCGCCTCCCACCCTACCAGCTAGGGTGTCCATGGCACTGGGCGAACCTTTGTCCTGGCTGGGCCCCAAGCTGCCCAGGCTAATCTTCTGCCTGAAGCCTGGGGACTTGCCTCAGTCCCCTCCCTGACTCCAAAACCACTAAGTCAGCACATTCCTGAAGCAGCCAAGCAGACCCCCTCCCCCACGGCCCacccctctttcccttctcctgcCAGCGCTGTTACTCAGGTTGGTCCAGGAAGCCTGGTTACCCTGTGGGCACGGGCATACCTCCTCAGTGCCTGGGCATGTATTATTATTGGCATTGGCAGCATGCCCAGTAGTAGTCGTGGGGTcagggggaggaggtgggtgcTAGAAATCCTTTGAGCACCTGGGGCATGGACTGCCCACATCCTGCCAAACGCCATTGTGGACAGGGCTGCCTTGTAGCCTCTGCTTCCGCCTTCATCCTTGCCTGCCTCCCACCTACCTGACTCAGACTTGCCAGAAATGCCATGCCTGAGGGTCTTCAGTCCTGCTGGGTGAGCCCTTGCCCTGCCTAGGCCGCGCCAGGCATGCGTGACTGGTCCTGGCTAGGGTCGGCGAGGCCATGTTGGCAGAAGGAGGCATGCCACAGGCTCCTTGAGTGCTAACGGCCTGGTGAGGGGTtggtggaggagagggagggcagcGGACAGGGGCAGCAGGCTTCAGATGCCTGCCGTGCAGTGACCAGAGCCTTGGCCATGCTTGCCTGGACACTTTTTCTTGGACTGACCTCTCTTCTGTGTACGGCATAGTAGAAACTATCTGAGCTGTGGAATCAGACAGACAGTCCAGCGCACCCGTGAGCCTCAGTTCtttcatctgcaaagtggagaCACTGAGCCCCTTCTCAGGCAGGTTGTGAGAACTGGGTGGGAGCGTAAACACAGTGCCTTGGAGCGggcctttccttctctttgcttCAGAAGACACCCACGTAGGAGGAGGGGAGAGTTGGGGTAAGGCGGCCCCAAGCTGACCTTTGCCCTGGGTTCGTGGCTGGGCACCCTCGCAGGGGCTTGGGCAGCCCTGGCGCTTAACCTCAGCCCATCCGTGTTCACCTTCCCCCAACAGCTTTCAGCCCAGCCAGTGAAAAGTAACCTGGGGGACTGGGTGGCTGGGCAGCCTGTTCCTTTCGCCGTCCAGCTGCCatcctgggggaggggtgccAGCTGCCACCTGTTGGCCAAATGCTGTCTGAAGCAGCTGCCTCTGCCTCCACTGGGCCCAAATCCACCCTCCCCGGGACAGGAGCTGGGATCTTTGGTGGTCCTGTAGAAGTGGGTACCCTCAGGCCTCTACTCGCCCTCTCCGGTAGGGCTGCCTGGGAACCTGGGAACCGGTCTGGTGACGGAAGGAGGCTACCCTGGTTGAGGGGATGGGGCCCAGGGATCGCTCTTCCCATAGTATGGCGCCTTGACCCTGTCCCTTCCCCCTTCACAGTGAAGGAGTCTTCAAGTGCCCTGAGGATCAACTTCCTCTGGACTATGCCAAGGTGAGTCCACCGTGCCAGGTACAGGCTCTTGCCCTCGGTGGAGGCTGGAGCTGCTGCAACCAGTGGGCTCGGGGCCAGTGTCAACCCGGTGCCGCAGAATCATGCACCCCTACGAACGTGGCCTGTTCCCTCCCACCAGGCCAGTTCGCAGATGAGGCCCGAGTCTGCCCTGGAGGGCAGGCACAATGCCCAGCCTGTGGGGGTATACAGAACCGCTCTGTGCCCGCCAGAAGTGTCCCCTCCCGTTTGGGTGGCTGGCCAGCCCTGTGGCTGAGGGCCAGGACCCCTGTACcaggaggaaggaagcaaagggTGTGGAGGCTGCCTGGGGCTGCAGGCTGATTGGCTGCTGCTCCGAAGGGAGCGTCCTGGGCCAGCGTGTTGGGGACCCTGGAATCTAGGTTAGAGCAGAGACCACCTGCTGCACTCTTTATCCCTGGGCACAGAGGAGAATTTACACCGAGGGGCTGTTTCTGGCTCTAAGGTAGAGAGCTAAGCTATCTGGGGTGGAGGAGGTGGGAACTGGGGACTGTAGCAGGCTCTGACCCTGACCAGTTCCCCGCCTCCTTGTCCCCAGATCTACCCAGACCCAGAGCTGGAGGTACAGGTACTGGGCCTGCCTATCCGCTGCATCCACAGTGAGGAGGGCTGCCGATGGAGTGGGCCACTTCGCCACCTACAGGTGAGGCTCTgaaggggccggggtggggggactgCCCCTCCCTGGGCAGGCACtaactgtggcccctcccaccagggCCACCTGAATACCTGCAGCTTCAATGTAGTCCCCTGCCCCAACCGCTGCCCCGCCAAGCTGAGCCGCCGTGATCTGCCCGCACACCTGCAGCACGACTGCCCCAAGAGGCGACTCAAGTGCGAGTTCTGTGGCTGTGACTTCAGCGGGGAGGCCTTtgaggtgggtggggcctggcTGGGGGTAGAGGGAGAGTGGGGCACCTGTGGCCCAGGGATCCCTTAACTCAGCCCCTCTGGCGTTTCTACAGAGCCACGAAGGTGTGTGCCCGCAAGAGAGTGTGTACTGTGAGAACAAATGCGGTGCCCGCATGATGCGGCGGCTCCTGGCCCAGCATGCCACCTCTGAGTGCCCCAAGCGCACCCAGCCTTGCACTTACTGCACCAAGGAGTTTGTCTTTGACACCATCCAGGTGAGGCCCTCCTGAGCTGTGGGCCGCAGGGCAGGTAGCAGGGAGTCAGGCTACTGactgcttctctctgcctctgcgGCCCTAGAGCCACCAGTACCAGTGCCCGAGGCTGCCTGTGCCATGCCCCAACCAGTGTGGTGTGGGCACCATGGCTCGGGAGGATCTGCCGGGCCACCTCAAGGACAGCTGTAGCACTGCCCTGGTGCTGTGCCCATTCAAAGACTCCGGCTGCAAGCACAGGGTGAGatgcctctcttccttcctgtcAGCTCTCTTCTTGGTCCTTGAAACCTCAGACATAGGCCCTTAGTGGTCCCTGCTGTGCTGCTCTGAAGCCTCAGCCCTCCCCCTGCTGGCCGGCTCCAGCCTCCTCCTAGAGCCCTCTACCTCCCTCATTCAGAGCCGGGTGCCCACTGCCCTGTACctgctcctcccctctcccctgaaCTTGCCCCGACTaactctcctctcttcccccatGGCCTGGGGCTTTGCCAACAGTGCCCTAAGCTGGCAATGGCACGGCACGTGGAGGAGAGCGTGAAGCCACATCTGGCCATGATGTGTGCCCTGGTGAGCCGGCAACGGCAAGAGCTGCAGGAGCTGCGAAGAGAGCTGGAGGAGCTCTCCGTGGGCAGTGATGGCGTGCTCATCTGGAAGATCGGCAGTTACGGGCGAAGGCTGCAGGAGGCCAAAGCCAAGCCCAACCTCGAGTGCTTCAGCCCCG is a window encoding:
- the NEK8 gene encoding serine/threonine-protein kinase Nek8 isoform X2; protein product: MEKYERIRVVGRGAFGIVHLCLRKADQKLVIIKQIPVEQMTKEERQAAQNECQVLKLLNHPNVIEYYENFLEDKALMIAMEYAPGGTLAEFIQKRCNSLLEEETILHFFVQILLALHHVHTHLILHRDLKTQNILLDKHRMVVKIGDFGISKILSSKSKAYTVVGTPCYISPELCEGKPYNQKSDIWALGCVLYELASLKRAFEAANLPALVLKIMSGTFAPISDRYSPELRQLVLSLLSLEPAQRPPLSHIMAQPLCIRALLNLHTDLGSVRMRRAEKPLATGPPMAPGSTGGRTTSGRCRGVPRGPARPAIPPPLSSVYVWGGGLSVPLRLPMLNTEVVQVAAGRTQKAGVTRSGRLILWEAPPLGAGGGPLLPGAVEQQQPQFISRFLEGQSGVTIKHVACGDLFTACLTDRGIIMTFGSGSNGCLGHGSLNDISQPTIVEALLGYEMVQVACGASHVLALSTERELFAWGRGDGGRLGLGNRESHSCPQQVPMPPGQEAQRVVCGIDSSMILTVSGQALACGSNRFNKLGLDHLSLGEEPAPHQQVEEALSFTPLGSAPLDREPLLSVDLGTAHSAAVTASGDCYTFGSNQHGQLGTIARRVSRVPCQVQGLQGIKIAMVACGDAFTVAIGAESEVYSWGKGARGRLGRRDEDAGLPRPVQLDETHPYTVTSVSCCHGNTLLAIRPVTDEPVPP
- the NEK8 gene encoding serine/threonine-protein kinase Nek8 isoform X5 — translated: MEKYERIRVVGRGAFGIVHLCLRKADQKLVIIKQIPVEQMTKEERQAAQNECQVLKLLNHPNVIEYYENFLEDKALMIAMEYAPGGTLAEFIQKRCNSLLEEETILHFFVQILLALHHVHTHLILHRDLKTQNILLDKHRMVVKIGDFGISKILSSKSKAYTVVGTPCYISPELCEGKPYNQKSDIWALGCVLYELASLKRAFEAANLPALVLKIMSGTFAPISDRYSPELRQLVLSLLSLEPAQRPPLSHIMAQPLCIRALLNLHTDLGSVRMRRAEKPLATGPPMAPGSTGGRTTSGRCRGVPRGPARPAIPPPLSSVYVWGGGLSVPLRLPMLNTEVVQVAAGRTQKAGVTRSGRLILWEAPPLGAGGGPLLPGAVEQQQPQFISRFLEGQSGVTIKHVACGDLFTACLTDRGIIMTFGSGSNGCLGHGSLNDISQPTIVEALLGYEMVQVACGASHVLALSTERELFAWGRGDGGEEPAPHQQVEEALSFTPLGSAPLDREPLLSVDLGTAHSAAVTASGDCYTFGSNQHGQLGTIARRVSRVPCQVQGLQGIKIAMVACGDAFTVAIGAESEVYSWGKGARGRLGRRDEDAGLPRPVQLDETHPYTVTSVSCCHGNTLLAIRRSRVQGPVWE
- the NEK8 gene encoding serine/threonine-protein kinase Nek8 isoform X1; translation: MEKYERIRVVGRGAFGIVHLCLRKADQKLVIIKQIPVEQMTKEERQAAQNECQVLKLLNHPNVIEYYENFLEDKALMIAMEYAPGGTLAEFIQKRCNSLLEEETILHFFVQILLALHHVHTHLILHRDLKTQNILLDKHRMVVKIGDFGISKILSSKSKAYTVVGTPCYISPELCEGKPYNQKSDIWALGCVLYELASLKRAFEAANLPALVLKIMSGTFAPISDRYSPELRQLVLSLLSLEPAQRPPLSHIMAQPLCIRALLNLHTDLGSVRMRRAEKPLATGPPMAPGSTGGRTTSGRCRGVPRGPARPAIPPPLSSVYVWGGGLSVPLRLPMLNTEVVQVAAGRTQKAGVTRSGRLILWEAPPLGAGGGPLLPGAVEQQQPQFISRFLEGQSGVTIKHVACGDLFTACLTDRGIIMTFGSGSNGCLGHGSLNDISQPTIVEALLGYEMVQVACGASHVLALSTERELFAWGRGDGGRLGLGNRESHSCPQQVPMPPGQEAQRVVCGIDSSMILTVSGQALACGSNRFNKLGLDHLSLGEEPAPHQQVEEALSFTPLGSAPLDREPLLSVDLGTAHSAAVTASGDCYTFGSNQHGQLGTIARRVSRVPCQVQGLQGIKIAMVACGDAFTVAIGAESEVYSWGKGARGRLGRRDEDAGLPRPVQLDETHPYTVTSVSCCHGNTLLAIRRSRVQGPVWE
- the NEK8 gene encoding serine/threonine-protein kinase Nek8 isoform X6 encodes the protein MEKYERIRVVGRGAFGIVHLCLRKADQKLVIIKQIPVEQMTKEERQAAQNECQVLKLLNHPNVIEYYENFLEDKALMIAMEYAPGGTLAEFIQKRCNSLLEEETILHFFVQILLALHHVHTHLILHRDLKTQNILLDKHRMVVKIGDFGISKILSSKSKAYTVVGTPCYISPELCEGKPYNQKSDIWALGCVLYELASLKRAFEAANLPALVLKIMSGTFAPISDRYSPELRQLVLSLLSLEPAQRPPLSHIMAQPLCIRALLNLHTDLGSVRMRRAEKPLATGPPMAPGSTGGRTTSGRCRGVPRGPARPAIPPPLSSVYVWGGGLSVPLRLPMLNTEVVQVAAGRTQKAGVTRSGRLILWEAPPLGAGGGPLLPGAVEQQQPQFISRFLEGQSGVTIKHVACGDLFTACLTDRGIIMTFGSGSNGCLGHGSLNDISQPTIVEALLGYEMVQVACGASHVLALSTERELFAWGRGDGGRLGLGNRESHSCPQQVPMPPGQEAQRVVCGIDSSMILTVSGQALACGSNRGGACPTPASGGGPELHTTRFCTPGPRAPAERGPGHCSFSCCNCLW